A genomic segment from Candidatus Brocadia sinica JPN1 encodes:
- the alr gene encoding alanine racemase: protein MHRPAWVEIDLNALSHNVSAIKKMVGPQVKIMGIVKADAYGHGDYEVSRVLLNHGVEMLGIAILEEGIQLRNKGIEAPLFLLGGIFEDQIDAVIQYNLIPAVYDLKLAEALSKRAHYYNRVINAHVYVDTGMGSIGVKYDGAVEFIRSLQAMKNLFIGGIYTHCSCSDEKESVFTNLQIKRFKDVLAALGAIMADIPLKHMANSGAIIGHPDAYFTMVRPGLSLYGLYPSEEVSRNIGIRPVMSFKTRVIHIKDMKPGDVVGYSGTYRVTKPTRVATLPFGYDDGYNRLLSSKGKVIIRGTQASIIGRVCMDQCFVDVTNIKGVSVGDEVVVYGSQGQETISIESVAKQLNTIPYEVTCAVSKRVPRIYINHEEK, encoded by the coding sequence ATGCACAGACCGGCGTGGGTTGAAATTGATCTGAATGCGTTGAGTCATAATGTGTCGGCCATAAAAAAAATGGTCGGACCGCAGGTCAAAATTATGGGCATTGTCAAGGCCGATGCTTACGGACATGGCGACTATGAGGTTAGCAGGGTCTTGTTAAACCATGGAGTCGAAATGCTGGGTATAGCCATCCTTGAAGAAGGCATTCAACTAAGGAATAAAGGCATAGAAGCGCCGTTATTCCTTTTGGGTGGTATCTTTGAAGACCAAATCGATGCAGTTATTCAATACAACTTAATACCGGCTGTGTATGATTTGAAGCTTGCTGAGGCACTATCAAAAAGGGCACATTATTATAATAGGGTTATCAATGCGCATGTGTATGTGGATACGGGGATGGGGAGTATTGGAGTAAAATATGACGGGGCCGTAGAGTTTATTAGGTCTTTGCAGGCTATGAAAAACCTTTTCATCGGTGGAATATATACCCATTGCTCATGCTCAGATGAAAAGGAATCGGTATTTACCAATCTACAAATAAAAAGATTTAAAGACGTACTGGCGGCTCTGGGTGCGATTATGGCGGATATTCCACTGAAACATATGGCGAATAGTGGGGCCATTATCGGTCATCCCGATGCTTATTTTACTATGGTTAGACCAGGTCTGTCGCTATATGGGCTTTATCCATCAGAAGAGGTATCCAGGAATATTGGCATCAGGCCTGTTATGAGCTTTAAGACGAGGGTTATTCATATCAAGGATATGAAGCCAGGTGATGTCGTGGGCTACAGTGGGACATACAGGGTCACAAAACCTACCCGTGTCGCAACACTTCCCTTTGGATATGATGATGGATATAATCGATTACTTTCAAGTAAAGGAAAAGTCATTATAAGAGGCACACAAGCATCTATCATCGGACGGGTTTGTATGGATCAGTGTTTTGTGGATGTGACAAACATAAAAGGCGTTTCGGTTGGGGATGAGGTTGTAGTATACGGCAGTCAAGGACAGGAAACAATATCGATAGAATCCGTTGCGAAGCAATTAAATACGATTCCCTACGAGGTTACTTGCGCTGTAAGCAAACGAGTACCAAGGATCTATATCAATCATGAAGAGAAGTAA
- the xerC gene encoding tyrosine recombinase XerC: MQDSINKYLSHIEQNRNFSAQTLRAYQNDLNQYLSFLITEGCRDFGNVTRVFLRRFLAFLKKQDYSKTTIARKLVSIRSLYKFLCREGILKFNPLENIRAPKRERKLPGFMSISEAETLLNLPGSNTLLGIRDRAIMETLYSTGMRVSELVGTDVTDIDFFNEVVKVKGKGKKERLQPIGNHALDAIRLYMDKRNSDSKALFLNNRGGRLTERSVARMLEKYVKKGGLSLNISPHTFRHSFATHLLDRGADLRSVQELLGHANLSTTQIYTHITTERLKQVYDKSHPRA, encoded by the coding sequence ATGCAGGATTCTATCAACAAATACCTGTCCCATATTGAGCAAAACAGAAATTTTTCAGCGCAGACCTTACGGGCTTATCAAAATGACTTAAACCAATACCTTTCATTTCTTATTACCGAAGGGTGCCGTGACTTTGGAAACGTCACCCGCGTATTCCTGAGGAGATTTCTCGCCTTCCTGAAAAAACAGGATTATTCCAAAACCACGATTGCCAGGAAATTGGTTTCTATCCGATCCCTATACAAATTTCTGTGTCGTGAAGGTATCTTAAAATTCAATCCCCTGGAGAATATTCGTGCGCCTAAACGGGAAAGAAAACTCCCCGGGTTTATGAGTATCAGTGAGGCTGAAACCCTCTTAAATCTGCCGGGTTCTAATACGTTGTTGGGCATACGCGACAGGGCCATTATGGAAACTTTATACAGTACGGGTATGCGGGTAAGCGAATTGGTAGGAACTGACGTTACAGATATAGACTTCTTCAATGAAGTGGTTAAAGTAAAGGGAAAGGGGAAAAAGGAACGTTTACAACCTATTGGGAATCATGCCTTGGATGCCATACGATTGTATATGGACAAAAGGAATTCAGACAGTAAAGCACTTTTTTTAAACAATCGGGGTGGACGTCTTACCGAACGTAGTGTGGCAAGGATGCTGGAAAAGTATGTAAAAAAGGGAGGCCTGAGCCTGAATATTTCTCCCCATACCTTTCGACACAGCTTTGCAACCCACCTGTTAGACCGCGGCGCTGATTTGCGATCCGTACAGGAGCTTCTGGGGCACGCCAACCTTTCCACAACACAAATCTATACCCACATCACCACAGAACGGCTGAAACAGGTATATGACAAGTCACATCCCAGGGCGTGA
- the bioB gene encoding biotin synthase BioB → MYNKIKKIANQSLQNEPISRDDALYLIQIDGDEIYDLFYWANRIRLRYFGHSVKTCSIVSAKQGRCTEDCSFCSQSARYHTGIKEFPLIDTNKILDVAKYAERTGSGSVGIVTSGYGINNPRDLDKIGKAVKEIAKNTHVSPHGSFGILTRETAASLGKCGLKRLNHNLETSERFFPSVCSTHTFFDRVNTIRFAKEVGLEICSGAIFGIGEGIEDRIDLAFTLKNLDVDVIPLNFLHPISGTPLEKHILLTPMDALKIISVFRFVLPDKEIKIAGGRERNLRDLQSWMFYAGANSTMIGNYLTTTGRKVEDDFQMIKDLGLKF, encoded by the coding sequence ATGTATAACAAAATCAAAAAGATTGCAAACCAGTCCTTGCAGAATGAGCCAATCAGCCGTGACGATGCCCTTTATCTGATTCAAATAGATGGCGATGAAATCTATGATCTGTTTTACTGGGCTAATCGGATACGTTTGCGGTATTTTGGCCATTCTGTAAAGACATGCTCCATCGTTAGTGCAAAACAGGGGCGATGTACGGAAGATTGTAGTTTTTGTTCTCAATCAGCCCGCTATCATACTGGTATCAAAGAATTCCCGCTTATTGATACAAACAAAATACTTGATGTTGCCAAATATGCCGAGCGAACAGGTTCCGGTTCCGTTGGTATCGTTACCAGCGGGTATGGGATAAATAACCCTCGTGACCTTGATAAGATTGGTAAGGCAGTAAAAGAAATTGCCAAAAATACACACGTCAGTCCGCACGGTTCCTTTGGGATATTGACGCGAGAAACAGCAGCATCTTTAGGAAAATGCGGGCTAAAGAGGCTTAACCATAATCTGGAAACATCTGAAAGATTTTTCCCAAGCGTATGTTCAACGCATACATTTTTTGATCGAGTAAATACCATTCGTTTTGCCAAAGAAGTCGGATTAGAAATATGCAGCGGCGCAATTTTTGGTATTGGAGAAGGAATAGAGGATCGTATTGATCTCGCGTTCACGCTGAAAAATTTGGATGTCGATGTCATCCCCCTCAATTTTTTACATCCGATATCTGGTACACCATTAGAGAAACATATTCTCCTGACCCCAATGGACGCGCTCAAAATCATTTCTGTCTTTCGATTTGTCTTACCCGATAAGGAAATTAAGATTGCCGGTGGTCGTGAAAGGAACCTGCGAGATTTACAATCATGGATGTTCTACGCAGGCGCCAATAGCACAATGATTGGAAACTACTTAACAACAACGGGGCGAAAGGTTGAGGACGACTTTCAAATGATTAAAGACCTGGGATTAAAATTTTAA
- a CDS encoding PQQ-dependent sugar dehydrogenase — protein sequence MKFPHILINFFLVFYISCAVYAQQSYKLQDAFPNLSFDNPLDLQHAGDGTDRLFVVSQSGLIHVFENRSNVKAARIFLDIRDKVTAGGELGLLGLAFHPDYEKNGYFYVNYTAPKPLRSIIARYSVSLVNPNSADKKSEFILFQVNQPYSNHNGGQLAFGPDGYLYIALGDGGSAGDPQNNGQNKSSLLGKILRLDVNCTSDDKNYCIPPDNPFAGNTQSYREEIYAYGLRNPWRFSFDPVTGWLWVGDVGQNLWEEIDIIEKGKNYGWKIMEGNHCYKSSTCNTSGLTLPIWEYGHDDQGGCSVTGGYVYRGKKLPELYGNYVYGDYCTGRVWALKYNGINPATNALLLKEDINISSLGVDKNNEIYLCDLNGKIYKLTTNTPTPTATPTPIPTLSLTPTQSPIPGKRGKIYGYVVDIKGNPLESERKPSPAQKDHLNSQI from the coding sequence ATGAAATTTCCACATATATTGATCAATTTCTTTTTAGTATTTTATATATCCTGTGCTGTTTACGCCCAGCAATCATATAAATTACAAGATGCCTTCCCAAATCTTTCATTTGATAACCCGTTAGACTTACAACACGCCGGTGATGGTACAGATCGACTCTTTGTGGTGTCACAAAGTGGACTCATTCATGTTTTTGAAAATAGATCCAATGTAAAGGCCGCAAGGATTTTTTTGGATATACGGGACAAAGTAACTGCTGGCGGTGAGTTAGGATTGCTGGGGCTTGCCTTTCATCCTGATTATGAAAAGAATGGATATTTTTATGTGAATTACACGGCGCCTAAGCCCCTTCGTTCCATTATTGCACGATACTCAGTAAGTTTAGTCAACCCCAATTCAGCTGATAAAAAGAGCGAATTCATTTTATTTCAGGTAAATCAGCCCTATAGCAACCATAACGGTGGACAGCTTGCCTTTGGTCCTGATGGCTATTTATATATTGCACTGGGAGACGGAGGCTCCGCTGGCGATCCTCAGAATAACGGGCAAAACAAATCGTCTCTCCTTGGAAAAATATTACGTCTCGACGTGAACTGCACATCAGACGATAAAAATTATTGTATCCCGCCTGATAATCCATTTGCAGGAAATACACAAAGCTACAGAGAAGAAATTTATGCGTATGGTTTACGCAATCCCTGGAGATTCAGCTTCGACCCTGTTACCGGCTGGTTATGGGTAGGGGATGTGGGGCAAAATTTATGGGAAGAGATTGACATTATTGAAAAAGGGAAAAACTACGGCTGGAAGATCATGGAAGGAAATCACTGTTATAAATCTTCCACCTGCAATACTTCCGGACTCACATTGCCAATATGGGAATACGGTCATGATGATCAGGGAGGGTGCTCAGTAACAGGCGGCTATGTTTATCGTGGGAAAAAACTCCCGGAACTTTACGGCAACTATGTGTATGGTGATTACTGTACCGGTAGAGTATGGGCATTAAAATATAATGGTATTAATCCGGCTACGAATGCCCTTCTATTAAAAGAAGATATTAATATTTCATCTTTGGGGGTTGATAAAAATAATGAAATTTATCTATGTGATTTGAATGGTAAAATTTATAAACTTACCACAAATACTCCAACACCAACAGCGACCCCCACTCCAATACCTACCCTGTCCCTGACGCCAACACAGTCACCTATCCCGGGGAAAAGGGGAAAAATTTATGGCTATGTTGTAGACATCAAAGGGAATCCACTTGAATCAGAAAGAAAACCCTCTCCGGCACAGAAGGATCATTTGAATTCACAGATCTAG
- the pabC gene encoding aminodeoxychorismate lyase, protein MPSVIFLNDKIVEEAEGYISTQDRGFLYGDGLFETLRAYSRKPFRLEDHVARLSNSSKHFDISFHYPSQEIRQIIEQLLFRNGLQDAYIRMTLSRGSGTHGLIPTGTYSPTFVIHTKPLVPYPAALYKTGVSLGTSPIRRSITCPLSTHKTLNYLTNYLVKKEAVEKGFHDAILLNTNGHVTECVVSNLFLVERGTVITPSLKANILPGITRKIILELCKENGIHASEDIFGLERVLAADEVFLTNSLMEVMPVSQINGQTVGRLVPGTVTSFLHVKYKALTHKNHQIRSAKSY, encoded by the coding sequence ATGCCCAGTGTCATCTTCTTAAATGATAAGATTGTAGAAGAAGCCGAGGGATACATAAGTACCCAGGATCGAGGGTTTCTTTACGGTGATGGGCTTTTTGAAACCCTTCGGGCTTACAGCAGGAAACCTTTTCGACTCGAAGATCATGTTGCACGCCTCTCAAATTCCTCAAAACATTTTGATATCTCTTTTCATTATCCATCCCAGGAAATACGGCAGATTATTGAACAACTCCTTTTCCGAAATGGTTTACAGGATGCCTATATCCGGATGACGCTGTCTCGTGGATCCGGAACACATGGACTCATTCCCACAGGTACATACAGTCCTACCTTCGTGATTCATACAAAGCCCCTTGTTCCCTATCCGGCAGCCTTATATAAAACGGGTGTGTCGCTTGGTACTTCCCCTATACGGAGAAGTATAACCTGTCCCCTCTCAACCCATAAGACGCTCAACTATCTGACTAATTACCTTGTCAAAAAAGAGGCGGTTGAGAAGGGCTTTCACGATGCGATTCTTCTGAACACAAATGGTCATGTTACTGAATGTGTCGTAAGTAATCTGTTTCTTGTTGAGAGGGGTACCGTTATTACGCCTTCCCTGAAGGCCAATATCCTGCCGGGCATTACACGTAAGATCATCCTGGAGTTGTGTAAGGAAAATGGTATTCACGCATCAGAGGATATCTTTGGTCTGGAAAGGGTCTTGGCAGCCGATGAAGTTTTTCTCACCAACTCCCTTATGGAGGTCATGCCGGTCTCTCAGATTAACGGACAGACCGTTGGTAGGCTTGTCCCGGGTACCGTGACTAGCTTTTTGCATGTCAAATACAAGGCATTAACTCATAAAAACCATCAAATTCGAAGTGCGAAATCCTACTAA
- the bioF gene encoding 8-amino-7-oxononanoate synthase, whose amino-acid sequence MGIEFILDELHTLKDRTLLRECKTIESPQDPYIQINGKSYLSFCSNNYLGLANHLKIKQAAIAAIHQYGWGTGASRLVSGNMTPHQELEKKIAEFKGTRDALLFPTGYMANLGALCALVSKGDIVVGDKLNHASIIDGCRQSGATFRVYPHNNVSQLESLLQRSSMYRRKLVVTDSVFSMDGDTAPLPEIVRIARKYDAIIMVDDAHATGVFGKQGKGMIEHYGLEGKVDVIMGSFSKAIGSIGGFIAGSKDIIDFLKNKARTFIYTTALPPAVCAASLAGLTLIQEDASLLDKLWENIRYLKSQLSKFRNTIAVESPIVPLIVGSAEDAVNLSTKLYENGILIPAIRPPTVSPGTSRLRISLMATHTEGDINRLIDTLKDIGFFTYENARDSSAAKLQSDEKKH is encoded by the coding sequence ATGGGAATAGAATTTATTTTAGATGAATTACATACTTTGAAAGACCGCACCTTGTTGCGCGAATGCAAAACCATTGAAAGCCCACAGGACCCCTATATTCAAATAAACGGTAAATCGTATCTATCATTCTGTTCAAACAACTACCTCGGACTCGCCAATCATCTGAAGATAAAACAAGCCGCCATTGCAGCCATTCATCAATACGGATGGGGAACCGGTGCGTCTCGGCTGGTTTCCGGGAATATGACACCCCACCAGGAGCTTGAAAAGAAAATTGCAGAGTTTAAGGGAACCAGGGACGCACTTCTGTTTCCAACAGGTTATATGGCCAATTTAGGTGCTCTCTGTGCTCTTGTTTCAAAAGGAGACATTGTCGTTGGTGACAAACTGAATCATGCGAGTATTATTGATGGTTGTCGTCAATCAGGTGCAACGTTCCGTGTCTATCCTCACAATAATGTGAGCCAGTTAGAATCTTTACTCCAAAGGTCTTCCATGTATCGTAGGAAGTTGGTAGTTACCGACAGTGTCTTTAGTATGGATGGCGATACGGCCCCACTGCCAGAGATTGTAAGAATTGCCAGGAAATACGATGCCATCATTATGGTAGACGATGCCCACGCCACAGGGGTGTTTGGCAAACAGGGGAAAGGCATGATCGAACATTATGGTCTCGAAGGAAAGGTTGATGTTATTATGGGGTCTTTCAGCAAGGCGATTGGCAGTATCGGCGGGTTTATTGCGGGAAGCAAGGACATCATCGATTTTTTAAAAAATAAGGCACGGACTTTTATCTATACAACAGCGCTGCCACCGGCAGTATGTGCTGCTTCTCTGGCAGGACTAACACTCATCCAGGAAGATGCGTCTCTCTTGGATAAGTTATGGGAAAATATCAGGTATTTGAAGTCTCAGCTATCAAAATTCCGGAATACTATCGCAGTGGAAAGTCCTATTGTTCCTCTTATTGTTGGGTCTGCGGAAGATGCGGTCAATCTATCCACGAAACTCTATGAAAACGGTATTTTAATCCCTGCAATTCGGCCACCTACGGTATCTCCAGGTACAAGCCGATTACGTATCTCATTGATGGCTACCCATACCGAAGGCGATATAAACAGGTTGATAGATACATTGAAGGATATTGGATTTTTTACTTATGAAAATGCAAGAGATTCCAGCGCAGCAAAGCTCCAGTCTGATGAAAAAAAACATTAG
- the rsrA gene encoding mycothiol system anti-sigma-R factor, with amino-acid sequence MMSCVETVKYFHEFMDKELDKSHYLGIKKHIDHCEVCHRRYEFEKSIRTLVKACCINTTAPVYLRDRIIEGINSRAVDNTEQASREDVYKQKATMRKLFSSRTYAVAASILILVAGGIFYYTNYYGTDSITTIVDDAVKNHVVAVNDNLVFNEKTSVVGNVNRYLENTINTNLSNSSPVLNAAKISVMGGAPVRFSGTSSPCVLFDKGGNKLSLQIVRNSSIPIRNLERVRLGTKEFYIGNRRGFNSVLWEEEGIMYCLTSDINKSEMLQFAATLTSR; translated from the coding sequence ATGATGTCTTGTGTCGAAACCGTTAAATACTTTCATGAGTTCATGGATAAGGAGCTGGATAAATCTCATTATCTTGGAATTAAAAAGCATATTGATCATTGTGAGGTATGCCATCGAAGGTACGAATTTGAAAAAAGTATTCGGACTCTTGTAAAAGCATGCTGCATAAATACAACGGCGCCTGTATACCTTCGTGATAGAATTATAGAAGGCATCAATTCCCGCGCTGTTGATAATACGGAACAGGCAAGCAGAGAAGATGTTTATAAGCAAAAGGCAACAATGCGCAAATTATTTTCTTCGCGTACCTATGCTGTGGCGGCATCTATTCTTATTTTAGTAGCAGGCGGCATTTTTTATTATACAAATTATTATGGTACCGATTCTATAACTACCATTGTTGATGATGCAGTAAAGAATCATGTCGTGGCAGTAAATGACAATTTAGTATTTAATGAAAAAACCTCTGTTGTGGGCAATGTCAATAGATATCTTGAGAATACGATAAATACCAACCTTAGCAATTCTTCTCCTGTTCTCAATGCAGCAAAAATCAGTGTCATGGGAGGAGCGCCCGTCAGATTTTCTGGAACAAGTAGTCCCTGTGTTCTTTTTGACAAAGGGGGCAATAAATTATCACTCCAGATTGTGCGCAATAGCAGTATTCCAATTAGAAATCTTGAAAGAGTCAGATTGGGCACGAAAGAATTTTATATAGGAAACCGTCGTGGATTTAATTCTGTATTATGGGAAGAAGAAGGTATTATGTATTGTCTTACCTCAGATATTAATAAAAGTGAAATGCTACAATTTGCAGCAACCCTTACCTCTCGTTGA
- the pabB gene encoding aminodeoxychorismate synthase component I produces the protein MDSNKSIAGEIFIHEVEGACPPLEAFCRFASHANVFFLDSALPVKGISRYSFLGFNPFLVMKAKQRKITLTDSNGVLEIEGNPFEHLRELLKQFSLQNTIESIPFQCGLVGYFGYNLCHFIERLPSKAVDDIGLPDMYMGFYDTIVSYDNFLNKCYVIGVDFGFDNTLKERMGHVVDVLWRKSDTGYESMDGKPNSEIPEPTLKFNFTKELYIDAIKRIKDYITAGDVYQVNLSQRIETQIDIPPYELYRKLRSVNPAPFSSYLTFDDVAIISSSPERFLHVNARHVQTRPIKGTRPRGKDAKTDEFMKQALLSSPKDDAELTMIIDLERNDLGRVCDYGSVKVIERKVLEAYPTVYHLVSTIEGDLYERYDFIDLLKATFPGGSITGAPKIRAMQIIDELEPTQRSVYTGAIGYIGFNGDADLNIAIRTFIMKGKAVYFQVGSGIVADSDAEEEYQETLHKARALIESLKTCPVSSS, from the coding sequence ATGGATTCAAACAAAAGTATAGCAGGTGAGATTTTTATTCACGAAGTAGAAGGGGCCTGTCCTCCTTTAGAGGCGTTCTGCCGGTTTGCTTCTCATGCGAACGTATTTTTTCTCGACAGCGCCTTGCCTGTAAAAGGGATTTCGAGATATTCCTTTTTGGGTTTTAATCCTTTTTTGGTAATGAAGGCAAAGCAACGTAAAATTACCCTGACTGACAGTAATGGTGTCCTTGAGATCGAAGGGAACCCCTTTGAACACCTTCGTGAGTTACTCAAACAGTTTTCTTTACAAAACACGATTGAGTCCATTCCGTTCCAATGCGGCCTGGTGGGATATTTTGGTTATAACCTGTGCCATTTTATCGAAAGGTTACCCAGCAAGGCCGTGGACGATATTGGCCTGCCAGATATGTATATGGGGTTTTATGATACTATTGTGTCGTATGATAATTTTCTCAACAAGTGCTACGTAATCGGGGTGGATTTTGGTTTCGATAATACACTAAAAGAGAGAATGGGACATGTGGTTGACGTATTGTGGAGAAAATCCGATACGGGTTACGAGTCGATGGACGGTAAGCCTAATTCAGAAATACCTGAGCCCACACTAAAATTTAATTTCACAAAAGAACTCTATATCGATGCAATCAAACGCATCAAGGACTATATTACGGCAGGGGACGTCTATCAGGTAAATCTCTCTCAACGAATAGAGACGCAGATTGATATCCCTCCCTATGAACTGTATAGAAAATTACGTTCGGTAAATCCTGCTCCGTTTTCGAGTTATTTGACCTTTGACGATGTTGCCATCATCAGTTCCTCGCCAGAGCGATTCCTTCATGTTAATGCAAGGCATGTCCAAACCCGCCCTATCAAGGGTACACGGCCGCGTGGTAAAGATGCAAAGACAGATGAGTTTATGAAACAGGCATTACTCTCGAGTCCAAAGGACGATGCAGAACTTACCATGATCATTGATCTGGAGCGTAACGACCTTGGGCGTGTGTGCGATTATGGTTCTGTCAAGGTCATAGAAAGAAAGGTTTTAGAAGCCTATCCCACCGTGTATCACCTGGTTTCTACCATTGAGGGGGATTTGTATGAACGGTATGATTTCATAGACCTCCTTAAGGCCACATTCCCTGGCGGTTCCATCACGGGGGCGCCAAAGATCCGCGCAATGCAGATCATTGATGAACTGGAACCCACACAGCGAAGTGTTTACACCGGGGCAATAGGCTATATCGGATTTAACGGAGACGCAGACCTGAATATCGCCATACGTACCTTCATTATGAAGGGTAAGGCGGTATACTTTCAGGTTGGAAGCGGTATTGTGGCCGATTCTGACGCAGAAGAGGAATATCAAGAGACCCTGCACAAGGCCAGGGCCCTTATCGAGTCATTAAAAACATGCCCAGTGTCATCTTCTTAA
- a CDS encoding carboxypeptidase-like regulatory domain-containing protein, which produces MRKKTLSGTEGSFEFTDLETDTYKITAKKRGYRKGRQTVMLEEGEDEEIRIEMKKQLKHKPI; this is translated from the coding sequence ATCAGAAAGAAAACCCTCTCCGGCACAGAAGGATCATTTGAATTCACAGATCTAGAGACTGATACTTATAAAATCACGGCAAAGAAAAGGGGATATAGGAAAGGCAGGCAGACGGTAATGCTTGAAGAAGGAGAAGATGAAGAGATCAGGATAGAGATGAAAAAACAGTTGAAGCATAAACCGATCTGA
- a CDS encoding sigma-70 family RNA polymerase sigma factor produces MREENNRRKEFEEIALTHIDSLYNMALRLVFNKEEAEDLVQETYLKAYRFFDTFQTGTNIKAWLFKILRNTFINKYRKSASMPGEVFLEDIESVNTNMAYDQEAKSEEAIDTLESKYTDLSSLLDDDVKRAIDSLPIEYREAILFSDVEELSYKDISEITNVPIGTVKSRLNRGRKLLQKSLWEYAKDRGFIKRGK; encoded by the coding sequence ATGAGGGAAGAGAATAACAGAAGAAAAGAATTTGAAGAGATTGCGTTGACGCATATCGATTCCCTCTATAACATGGCTTTACGTCTGGTGTTTAATAAAGAGGAAGCTGAAGATCTTGTCCAGGAAACGTATTTAAAAGCGTATCGATTTTTTGATACCTTTCAAACAGGGACAAATATAAAGGCGTGGCTTTTTAAAATTCTTCGAAATACTTTTATCAATAAGTATCGGAAATCGGCGAGTATGCCCGGTGAAGTTTTCCTCGAAGATATTGAGTCGGTTAACACGAATATGGCCTATGATCAGGAAGCCAAATCCGAGGAAGCCATCGATACCCTGGAAAGTAAGTATACTGACCTGAGTAGTTTATTAGATGATGATGTAAAGCGAGCGATAGATAGCTTGCCGATTGAATACCGGGAAGCGATTTTATTTTCAGATGTGGAAGAGTTATCGTATAAAGATATTTCGGAAATTACCAACGTGCCGATAGGAACTGTAAAATCGAGACTGAATCGGGGGAGAAAGTTACTCCAGAAAAGTCTGTGGGAATATGCTAAAGATAGGGGTTTTATTAAAAGGGGGAAATGA